The Bacteroidota bacterium genome contains a region encoding:
- a CDS encoding SDR family NAD(P)-dependent oxidoreductase: protein MKTPHTDLEDSAAVAIVGMSARFPGADTLDQYWQNLAAGVESIRRFDEATLRQAGVSEALRSSPTYVPAAGAIDQIDCFDAGFFGLSARDAEVMDPQQRVFLEECWKSLEDAGYNPKDIEGLAGVFAGVGWNTYLLSYAMQAPQEEAGDVLQYRIRNDKDFLSTLVSYHLNLRGPSMTVQTACSTSLVTIHLACQSLIDFSCDLALAGGVNLSYPAEQGYTAREGVFSADGHCRAFDAKAQGTVSGSGVGVLVLKRLEDALSDGDTIRAVIRGSAINNDGRRKAGYTAPSVDGQIEVIALAHALAGVDASEVSYVEAHGTGTPLGDPIEVEALTQVFRQSTNRKQFCGLGSVKTNIGHLDAAAGVASVIKTVLALEHKQLPASLHYDRANPRIDFAGSPFFVVDEFRPWEAESGPRIAGVSAFGVGGTNAHVVLQEAAPATSSSPSRPVELLLMSARSAERLDAATKDLAEALGQPGAPTLADAAYTTHVGRQRMDHRRVALIPTGHEAADILRSLDPEWILEGYNDASKRPVDLLFPGLGNHYVGMGRGLYDTEPVFKETVDRCARLLEPHLGCDLRQHLYPAQTAEPDEEPSGGDAFRRMLQRDQPKNGTDGPTSSTKYAQPLQFVVSYALAQLWESWGIVPRAMLGHSIGEYVAATLAGVFKLEDALRIVALRARLIEALEPGAMLAVSAPESEVVERLGPDLSVSAVNAPRLTVVGGGVDTVQAFAKALEAEGIGSRLLQTGHAFHTHRMRPIVAELKQALHAIRLAAPQRPYVSGVTGTWVTPDQAMSPAFWCSHLEQPVRYADAVATLWKDGRSMLLEVGPGNTLGAWALQNPVVSDVETPTVLASLPHEWERKADTTTVASALAKLWLGGAEIDWAGYHEGHERRRVPLPTYPFERTRYALPMAAETATQSRERMAEEHAQRSLDDWFYVPTWRQTPLLAAREEEHASDATWLLVAPRNGEQALADAVRGRLEAMGASWAEVASGDGYAVEERSTAGAHVSYTARLTEAGDYALMLDDLAERGMSPTRVVHLLNLGGASQPEHGPLRSAPTSDPREIEQTLEASFYSLLALLQAWSDYGGAVPRLAVVSDQVQSVTGAESLMPARAALLGPCRVAPQEIEGFESISLDVDADARDVSSLSAAIVRECAEVQLGHHTVAYRNGRRWVLEFSAQPLPEQNTERWEESVDGDGAYIITGGLGGLGLAFAERLVQAGAKHLILASRSASEDGLRDAHTNTARRIATWRSAGVTVAVRSVDVTEAQALAALVDEHETTLRGVIHAAGVAPIGLIQVKTREAAASVLAPKVLGTYALEAALAECDLDFVVLCSSLHALFGGIGTVDHAAANAVLDAWAYASTHRTVAINWGGWAEVGQAAHAVVSPRVRALLEEPAGNGQANGMHPLLSEVKLESAEELILTGTLDPSTQWPLDEHRVAGSGMLPGTAMVGLMHAAATTWAERPATMLRAVQFLRPLIVEDGTSTPIEVRVLRREDGTAEVTLYEAGGEHSPVSKAVVVEGAGQPDDLDLDAIKASYEQADYVETDDEGLGLGPRWRGLIRELWHGEGALLARLELAEAFAADVDHYDVHPALLDVATGLLRAAGTGTYLPLEYESVEVFAPMPAACFSHVRVHDRSASDAVLCGDVLVTDETGSVCARLNGYTVRKIEALGAAEFQPSQPAALQATEGDGIRPELGAEAFARILGSAVGPQVAVSIEPLERFETRTSALTASHLVERLSAPAHSLHQRPKLATRYEPPRSELEEALAEAWQETLHVEQIGIHDSFFELGGDSLLASQLVTRLGVAYGIELPLRALFEHASIAQLAPEIVARQLKQMGYDGLAEVEGADFATDGVLHD from the coding sequence ATGAAGACCCCGCATACCGACCTCGAAGACAGTGCTGCCGTCGCCATCGTTGGGATGAGCGCACGCTTTCCGGGCGCAGACACCCTCGACCAATACTGGCAGAACCTAGCCGCCGGCGTCGAGTCCATCCGCCGGTTCGACGAGGCCACCCTCCGGCAGGCGGGTGTCTCGGAAGCGCTTCGCTCGTCCCCCACGTATGTGCCCGCAGCCGGAGCAATCGACCAGATCGACTGCTTCGATGCCGGGTTTTTCGGACTCTCGGCGCGGGACGCCGAGGTCATGGACCCCCAGCAGCGCGTCTTTCTGGAGGAGTGCTGGAAGAGCCTCGAAGACGCCGGCTATAACCCCAAGGACATCGAAGGGCTGGCCGGAGTCTTTGCCGGGGTGGGCTGGAACACGTACCTGCTCTCCTACGCCATGCAGGCGCCCCAGGAGGAGGCAGGCGATGTGCTGCAGTACCGGATCCGGAACGACAAGGACTTCCTCAGCACCCTCGTCTCGTATCACCTGAACCTGCGCGGCCCCAGCATGACCGTCCAGACGGCGTGCTCGACGTCGCTGGTGACCATCCATCTCGCGTGCCAGAGCCTGATCGACTTCAGCTGCGATCTGGCCCTCGCCGGGGGCGTCAACCTGTCCTACCCAGCCGAGCAAGGCTACACCGCGCGCGAAGGCGTGTTTTCGGCGGACGGCCACTGCAGGGCTTTCGACGCGAAGGCGCAGGGCACCGTCTCAGGAAGCGGAGTCGGGGTGCTCGTGTTGAAGCGCCTCGAAGATGCCCTGAGTGACGGCGACACGATTCGAGCCGTGATCCGAGGGAGCGCCATCAACAACGACGGGCGCAGAAAGGCGGGCTACACGGCCCCGAGCGTCGATGGGCAGATCGAGGTGATCGCGCTCGCCCACGCGCTGGCTGGCGTCGACGCGAGCGAGGTCAGCTACGTCGAGGCGCACGGTACCGGCACTCCGCTCGGCGACCCCATCGAGGTCGAAGCGCTGACGCAGGTGTTTCGCCAGAGCACGAACCGCAAACAGTTCTGCGGGCTGGGCTCCGTGAAGACGAACATCGGCCACCTGGATGCAGCAGCGGGTGTGGCTAGTGTGATCAAAACGGTCTTGGCGTTGGAGCACAAACAACTCCCAGCGTCCTTGCACTATGACCGCGCCAACCCGCGCATCGACTTCGCGGGCAGCCCGTTCTTTGTGGTCGACGAGTTTCGTCCTTGGGAGGCAGAGAGCGGTCCTAGAATAGCTGGCGTGAGCGCCTTCGGCGTTGGCGGCACCAACGCGCATGTGGTGTTGCAAGAGGCCGCCCCAGCCACGTCGTCGAGTCCGAGCCGGCCCGTGGAGCTGCTGCTCATGTCGGCCCGCTCAGCCGAGCGGCTCGACGCCGCGACGAAGGACTTGGCCGAAGCGCTCGGCCAGCCTGGCGCGCCCACGCTGGCCGACGCGGCCTACACGACGCACGTCGGACGGCAGCGCATGGACCACCGCCGGGTAGCCCTCATCCCAACGGGGCACGAGGCGGCTGACATACTCCGCAGCCTCGACCCTGAATGGATACTTGAAGGGTACAACGACGCCAGCAAGCGGCCCGTGGATCTGCTCTTTCCAGGGCTCGGCAACCACTACGTGGGCATGGGCCGGGGGCTCTACGACACCGAGCCCGTGTTCAAAGAGACGGTCGACAGATGCGCGCGTCTGCTCGAACCGCACCTAGGCTGCGACCTGCGTCAGCATCTCTACCCGGCGCAGACCGCCGAGCCCGACGAGGAGCCGTCCGGAGGGGACGCGTTCAGGCGCATGCTGCAACGCGACCAGCCGAAAAACGGCACCGATGGACCGACAAGCTCGACGAAATACGCCCAGCCCCTGCAGTTCGTAGTGTCCTACGCCTTGGCCCAGCTCTGGGAGTCATGGGGCATTGTTCCGCGCGCGATGCTCGGACACAGCATCGGGGAGTACGTCGCGGCGACGCTCGCAGGCGTGTTCAAGCTGGAGGACGCGCTTCGGATCGTAGCGCTGCGCGCCCGCCTCATAGAAGCGCTGGAGCCGGGAGCCATGTTGGCCGTCTCCGCGCCGGAGAGCGAGGTGGTAGAGCGCCTAGGGCCGGATCTCTCCGTGTCCGCGGTGAACGCGCCGAGGCTCACGGTCGTCGGGGGAGGCGTCGATACGGTCCAGGCTTTCGCCAAGGCACTTGAAGCGGAGGGGATCGGGAGCCGCCTCCTCCAAACTGGGCATGCCTTTCACACGCACCGGATGCGCCCGATCGTCGCCGAGTTGAAGCAAGCGCTTCACGCCATCCGACTGGCAGCGCCCCAGCGTCCCTACGTGTCGGGCGTGACCGGCACCTGGGTGACCCCAGACCAGGCAATGAGCCCCGCCTTCTGGTGCAGCCACCTGGAGCAACCTGTCCGCTACGCCGACGCAGTAGCAACGCTGTGGAAGGATGGCCGGAGCATGCTGCTGGAAGTGGGACCAGGCAACACGCTCGGAGCCTGGGCACTACAGAACCCAGTCGTGAGCGATGTAGAAACCCCAACCGTCCTAGCGTCCTTGCCCCACGAGTGGGAACGCAAGGCTGACACGACCACCGTTGCATCGGCGCTCGCAAAGTTGTGGCTCGGTGGCGCTGAGATCGACTGGGCCGGGTATCACGAGGGGCACGAGCGCCGACGCGTACCACTCCCCACCTATCCGTTCGAGCGCACGCGCTATGCCCTCCCGATGGCCGCGGAGACGGCCACACAAAGTCGGGAAAGGATGGCGGAGGAGCACGCTCAACGTTCTCTGGACGACTGGTTCTACGTGCCAACATGGCGGCAGACGCCGCTGCTTGCAGCACGCGAGGAAGAGCACGCATCAGACGCGACCTGGCTGCTTGTGGCCCCTCGAAACGGCGAGCAAGCCCTGGCAGACGCCGTACGCGGCAGGCTGGAGGCCATGGGCGCCTCGTGGGCTGAGGTGGCAAGCGGGGACGGCTACGCGGTCGAGGAACGCTCGACGGCGGGAGCCCATGTCTCGTACACAGCACGGTTGACGGAGGCCGGTGACTACGCGTTGATGCTGGATGACCTAGCGGAGCGCGGCATGTCGCCCACCCGTGTCGTTCACCTGCTGAACCTGGGCGGGGCGTCGCAGCCCGAGCACGGCCCGCTCCGATCTGCGCCGACCTCTGATCCGCGTGAGATCGAACAGACCTTGGAAGCGAGTTTCTATAGCCTGCTGGCCCTCTTGCAGGCCTGGAGCGACTACGGCGGGGCGGTGCCTCGTCTGGCAGTCGTCTCGGATCAGGTGCAGTCCGTCACCGGAGCGGAGTCCCTCATGCCAGCGCGGGCGGCGTTGCTCGGGCCATGCCGCGTAGCTCCTCAGGAGATCGAAGGATTCGAGAGCATCAGCCTGGATGTCGATGCCGACGCGCGCGACGTTTCCTCGCTGAGTGCAGCCATCGTACGTGAGTGCGCCGAGGTCCAACTCGGCCATCACACGGTAGCCTACCGCAACGGAAGGCGCTGGGTGCTTGAGTTCTCCGCACAGCCTCTACCCGAACAGAACACCGAGCGCTGGGAGGAGAGCGTCGATGGAGACGGCGCCTACATCATCACCGGAGGGCTCGGAGGGCTGGGCTTGGCCTTCGCCGAACGCCTGGTTCAGGCAGGGGCGAAGCATCTCATTCTGGCGAGCCGCTCGGCCTCCGAAGACGGTCTTCGCGACGCCCATACCAACACGGCGAGACGTATTGCCACGTGGCGCTCCGCAGGGGTGACCGTGGCTGTGCGCTCCGTCGATGTGACAGAGGCACAGGCGCTAGCGGCACTCGTTGACGAACACGAGACCACCCTTCGCGGGGTGATTCACGCGGCAGGCGTGGCACCCATCGGACTCATCCAGGTGAAGACGCGCGAGGCGGCAGCCAGCGTCTTGGCCCCGAAGGTGCTGGGTACCTATGCCCTCGAAGCTGCCTTGGCAGAATGCGACCTCGACTTTGTGGTGCTGTGCTCGTCCCTGCACGCGCTCTTTGGAGGGATTGGGACGGTGGATCATGCCGCCGCGAACGCGGTCCTGGATGCCTGGGCCTATGCGAGCACGCATCGCACGGTCGCGATCAACTGGGGCGGATGGGCAGAAGTGGGGCAGGCGGCTCATGCTGTCGTGTCGCCGCGGGTGCGCGCCCTCCTCGAAGAACCGGCGGGCAACGGCCAGGCGAACGGCATGCATCCGCTCCTGAGCGAAGTGAAGCTGGAAAGCGCAGAAGAACTGATACTGACGGGCACCCTGGACCCATCGACCCAGTGGCCTCTGGACGAGCATCGGGTGGCAGGCAGCGGTATGCTGCCGGGAACCGCGATGGTTGGCCTGATGCACGCCGCGGCAACGACGTGGGCAGAGAGGCCAGCCACCATGCTGCGCGCCGTTCAGTTCCTCCGGCCGCTCATCGTAGAGGACGGGACCAGCACGCCCATTGAGGTGCGGGTTTTGCGGCGAGAGGACGGCACTGCGGAGGTCACGCTCTACGAAGCCGGTGGCGAGCACAGCCCCGTGTCGAAGGCGGTCGTCGTCGAAGGCGCAGGGCAGCCAGACGATCTCGACCTCGACGCAATCAAAGCATCGTATGAACAGGCGGACTACGTCGAAACGGACGACGAGGGGTTGGGCCTGGGGCCCCGGTGGCGCGGCCTCATCCGAGAGCTGTGGCACGGCGAAGGCGCACTGCTCGCTCGCCTCGAACTCGCTGAAGCGTTCGCAGCCGATGTCGACCACTATGACGTGCACCCAGCGCTGCTCGACGTGGCGACGGGCTTGCTGCGCGCAGCGGGGACGGGGACATACCTCCCGCTGGAGTACGAGTCGGTCGAGGTGTTCGCGCCGATGCCGGCGGCCTGTTTCAGCCACGTCCGCGTCCACGACCGCAGCGCGTCCGACGCGGTGCTCTGTGGAGACGTGCTCGTGACGGACGAAACGGGCAGCGTCTGCGCGCGGCTGAATGGGTACACGGTGCGGAAGATCGAGGCCCTGGGTGCGGCCGAGTTCCAGCCGAGCCAACCGGCAGCGTTGCAGGCAACGGAGGGCGACGGCATCCGACCGGAGCTCGGGGCCGAAGCGTTTGCTCGGATCCTGGGAAGCGCCGTCGGGCCCCAGGTCGCCGTCTCGATCGAACCTCTGGAGCGCTTCGAGACGCGCACATCGGCCCTCACGGCAAGCCACCTCGTCGAGCGGCTCTCGGCACCGGCTCACTCGCTCCACCAGCGTCCGAAGCTGGCTACCCGCTACGAGCCACCGCGAAGCGAACTGGAGGAGGCGCTCGCGGAAGCCTGGCAAGAGACCCTGCACGTCGAGCAGATCGGGATCCACGACAGCTTCTTCGAGCTCGGCGGCGACTCGTTGCTCGCGTCCCAGCTGGTGACGCGACTCGGCGTCGCCTACGGCATCGAACTACCGCTGCGGGCGCTCTTTGAGCACGCCAGCATCGCCCAACTCGCGCCCGAAATCGTCGCCCGTCAGCTGAAGCAGATGGGGTACGACGGCCTGGCCGAGGTCGAGGGCGCCGACTTCGCTACGGACGGCGTCCTCCACGACTAA
- a CDS encoding FkbM family methyltransferase, giving the protein MNDVAPMTEVRLPNGLDIVCQSPTEALFFYEDLFEKQVYFRNGITLPEDACVFDVGSNIGMFMLSVHFLCVRPRLFCFEPAPPLYRILDENRRRHGVDATLHNFGISDEETTASFTFYPQSSGMSSFHGDLDEERQVLRSLMENQRDHGMPGMEAVMKHADDLLEARLQSTALTCQLRRLSDVIAEHGISTIDLLKIDVQKCEMEVLHGLSEEDWPKIKQIVVEVHDTEGRVEAMNALLHEHGYRVLAEQDTLYEGTGIYNLYAHRPLSSSASAATAAAARLARRKARNRTHQRRPHS; this is encoded by the coding sequence ATGAACGACGTAGCTCCCATGACTGAAGTGCGCCTTCCGAACGGACTCGACATCGTCTGTCAGAGTCCCACGGAAGCCCTGTTCTTCTACGAGGACTTGTTCGAGAAGCAGGTCTATTTCCGCAACGGCATCACGCTTCCGGAGGACGCCTGCGTCTTCGACGTAGGCTCCAACATCGGGATGTTCATGCTGTCGGTGCACTTTCTGTGCGTGCGCCCCCGGCTCTTCTGCTTCGAGCCGGCACCGCCGCTCTATCGCATACTCGACGAGAACCGGCGCCGTCACGGCGTCGACGCCACCCTGCACAACTTCGGCATCTCCGACGAAGAGACCACGGCCTCGTTCACGTTCTACCCGCAGAGCTCGGGCATGTCGTCGTTCCACGGTGACCTCGACGAGGAGCGGCAGGTGTTGCGCTCGCTGATGGAGAACCAACGCGACCACGGCATGCCGGGCATGGAAGCGGTGATGAAGCACGCCGACGACCTGCTCGAAGCACGCCTCCAGAGCACCGCCCTCACGTGCCAGCTCAGGCGACTGAGCGACGTCATCGCGGAGCACGGCATCAGCACGATCGACTTGCTCAAGATCGACGTCCAGAAGTGCGAGATGGAGGTGCTGCACGGGCTCTCGGAGGAGGACTGGCCGAAGATCAAGCAGATCGTGGTCGAGGTGCACGACACCGAAGGCCGCGTCGAAGCCATGAACGCGCTGCTACACGAACACGGCTACCGCGTGCTGGCCGAGCAAGACACGCTCTACGAAGGGACGGGCATCTACAACCTGTATGCCCACCGGCCCTTGTCCAGCTCCGCGTCGGCGGCCACTGCTGCGGCAGCCCGCCTCGCTCGTCGGAAGGCCCGCAACCGAACACATCAACGACGCCCGCACTCATGA
- a CDS encoding methyltransferase domain-containing protein has translation MEHLPHELEGGTDFDEGRRGRNYRRANEQMPAVRVHELSLMLEKVAAQPGQRILDFGCGTGVLSLPVAAQVGATGEVVAVEGSKMSADEMPRGLRDEPNVRLISLDGDRIDFPSGSVDTVFTLASLHHVADKVALCREFYRLLRPGGRLIIGDVADHTTVQRFFDDHIHAHCSTGHDYRFLDRMDLETICEFSGIELQEWGVHSVPWVFEDEAAAGRYLRMIFDMNCSAEDCLDRAKRYLGYTASLPHFHLFWRLFYFTGIKPMA, from the coding sequence ATGGAGCACCTCCCCCACGAATTGGAGGGGGGCACGGACTTCGACGAGGGGAGGCGGGGGCGCAACTATCGCCGCGCCAACGAGCAGATGCCCGCCGTCCGTGTGCATGAGCTCAGTCTCATGCTGGAGAAGGTGGCCGCCCAGCCCGGGCAGCGCATCCTCGACTTTGGGTGCGGGACCGGCGTGCTCTCGCTGCCGGTGGCCGCGCAGGTCGGCGCCACCGGCGAGGTCGTCGCCGTCGAAGGCTCGAAGATGTCCGCAGACGAAATGCCGCGGGGCCTGCGGGACGAACCCAACGTGCGCCTGATCTCGCTCGACGGGGACCGGATCGATTTCCCGAGCGGCAGTGTGGACACCGTGTTCACCCTGGCCTCGCTGCACCATGTTGCCGACAAGGTGGCCCTCTGCCGCGAGTTCTACCGCCTCCTCCGGCCGGGCGGTCGCCTCATCATCGGCGATGTTGCGGATCACACCACCGTGCAGCGGTTCTTCGACGACCACATCCACGCCCACTGCAGCACCGGGCACGACTACAGGTTCCTCGACAGGATGGACCTCGAGACGATCTGCGAGTTCTCGGGCATCGAGTTGCAGGAATGGGGCGTCCACTCGGTGCCCTGGGTGTTCGAGGACGAGGCCGCAGCGGGCCGGTATCTCCGGATGATCTTCGACATGAACTGCTCGGCGGAGGACTGTCTGGACCGAGCCAAGCGCTACCTCGGCTACACCGCAAGCTTGCCGCACTTCCACCTGTTCTGGCGGCTGTTCTACTTCACAGGAATCAAGCCGATGGCCTAG
- a CDS encoding HAD-IIIC family phosphatase, whose protein sequence is MVWDLDNTLWDGVLLEESVELRHDLVDTIRELDRRGILHSIASRNDEATALEMLRRHGLADLFLLPQINWGQKSVSVKRIAAEINIGLDAVAFVDDQPYERDEVTFALPQVLCLDPSVAKSLPSHAAFTPRFITAESGKRRSLYQADLRRKEAESVYEGPKKDFHATLGMKLTIREATRDDLQRAEELTVRTNQLNSTGRTYTYEELDALRHAPDHWLMVASLSDVYGDYGTIGLALVEQQPEEWTVRLLLMSCRVMSRGVGSVLMTHIQQRARDAGVRLAADFVQTDRNRAMYVSFVFGGFEVGTRDGAHLTFIHPLTDIQPLPPHVTVHYGSAPPAGALSAAQPGPSGSQT, encoded by the coding sequence GTGGTATGGGATCTGGACAACACGCTTTGGGATGGAGTCCTTCTAGAGGAGAGCGTCGAACTCAGGCACGACCTCGTCGACACGATCCGTGAACTGGATCGGCGGGGAATACTGCACTCGATTGCGAGCCGAAACGACGAGGCGACGGCGCTTGAGATGCTGCGCCGCCACGGGCTAGCGGACTTGTTTCTGCTTCCGCAGATCAACTGGGGTCAGAAGTCGGTCTCGGTCAAACGCATTGCAGCGGAGATAAACATTGGGCTCGACGCGGTGGCGTTTGTCGACGACCAGCCCTACGAACGAGACGAGGTGACTTTCGCGCTCCCCCAAGTCCTTTGTCTGGATCCGAGCGTAGCCAAGTCGCTGCCCAGTCATGCGGCCTTCACCCCTCGGTTCATCACAGCCGAGTCCGGCAAGCGCCGGTCGCTCTACCAGGCGGATCTGCGTCGAAAGGAAGCAGAGTCGGTGTATGAGGGGCCTAAAAAGGACTTCCACGCCACGCTCGGGATGAAGCTCACCATCCGCGAGGCCACCCGGGACGACCTCCAGCGCGCGGAGGAACTGACCGTGCGCACCAACCAACTCAACTCAACAGGGCGCACCTACACCTACGAAGAGCTCGATGCGCTTCGCCATGCCCCGGACCACTGGCTCATGGTAGCCAGCCTCTCCGATGTCTACGGCGACTACGGGACCATCGGGCTGGCACTGGTGGAGCAGCAGCCGGAAGAGTGGACCGTCAGACTGCTGCTCATGTCGTGCCGCGTGATGTCGCGCGGCGTGGGGAGTGTGCTGATGACGCACATCCAGCAGCGCGCGCGCGACGCCGGCGTACGGCTCGCGGCGGACTTCGTCCAGACGGACCGCAACCGGGCCATGTATGTCAGCTTCGTCTTCGGTGGCTTCGAGGTCGGCACTCGGGACGGAGCGCATCTCACATTTATACATCCCCTCACAGATATCCAGCCCCTCCCTCCGCACGTCACGGTGCACTACGGTTCAGCACCACCCGCGGGCGCGCTGTCTGCCGCCCAGCCAGGCCCCTCCGGATCCCAGACCTAA
- a CDS encoding acyl-CoA dehydrogenase family protein, with product MNPLPPIATRDRAALSNTQPGTYRAFAARELAPYADAWHASETFPMATIKRVAAEGYLGMTLPRRYGGGEASWSALAQLAEAFGWACSAARSLLTVHSMVAHTIERCGSDEQRACWLPRLACGEQLAAFALSEPEVGSDANAVATSARSEGDDYVLSGTKKWTTFAETADVFLVFAQEPSGLAAFVVERSTPGLEVDPIRGLLGVRAGGTCTVRLNGCRVPRANRLGRPGMGGRFALATALVHGRLTVAAGCVGLAQAALEASARYTSERHQFGQPLMSFQLVRRLITDMSVQTEAARGLTQRAARLLEATQPDGPTATAQAKYYAAIVAAKATADAVQLHGGSGCSSEHSVQRFFCDAKVMELIEGTNEIHQITLAQDVYRRHGAVLQTNGNANVFGKTDA from the coding sequence GTGAACCCCCTACCGCCGATTGCAACCCGCGACCGAGCTGCGCTCTCGAATACGCAGCCTGGGACCTATCGCGCCTTCGCGGCCAGGGAGTTGGCTCCCTACGCCGATGCCTGGCACGCCTCGGAGACGTTCCCGATGGCTACGATCAAGCGAGTCGCAGCAGAGGGATACCTTGGCATGACGCTCCCTCGTCGCTACGGCGGCGGGGAGGCAAGTTGGTCTGCGCTTGCCCAACTAGCTGAAGCATTCGGCTGGGCCTGCTCGGCCGCGCGGAGTCTCCTGACCGTGCACTCCATGGTTGCCCACACCATCGAGCGGTGCGGCAGCGACGAACAGCGAGCCTGCTGGTTGCCCCGCCTCGCTTGCGGGGAGCAGTTGGCAGCGTTCGCGCTCAGCGAGCCGGAGGTGGGCAGCGATGCAAACGCGGTCGCTACGTCTGCCCGGAGCGAAGGCGACGACTACGTGCTGTCCGGTACCAAGAAATGGACGACCTTCGCGGAGACCGCCGACGTGTTCTTGGTGTTTGCCCAAGAGCCGAGTGGGCTGGCGGCGTTCGTGGTCGAGCGCTCGACGCCCGGTCTCGAGGTGGACCCCATCCGTGGCCTGCTGGGCGTGCGGGCAGGGGGGACGTGCACGGTTCGCCTCAACGGCTGTCGCGTGCCGAGAGCCAACAGACTGGGACGTCCTGGCATGGGCGGGCGTTTTGCGCTGGCAACAGCACTGGTGCACGGGAGACTCACCGTGGCAGCTGGCTGCGTGGGCCTCGCCCAGGCCGCGCTGGAGGCCAGCGCGCGCTACACAAGCGAGCGGCACCAGTTCGGGCAGCCGCTCATGTCGTTCCAGCTCGTCCGCCGGCTCATCACCGACATGTCGGTCCAGACGGAGGCGGCCCGCGGACTGACGCAGCGAGCCGCCCGCCTGCTAGAGGCAACGCAGCCAGATGGGCCGACGGCCACGGCGCAGGCCAAGTACTACGCGGCTATTGTGGCCGCGAAGGCGACGGCCGACGCCGTGCAGCTCCACGGAGGAAGCGGGTGTAGCTCAGAGCATTCGGTTCAGCGCTTCTTCTGCGACGCCAAGGTGATGGAACTCATTGAAGGGACCAACGAGATCCACCAGATCACGCTAGCGCAAGATGTCTACAGGAGACACGGCGCGGTCCTGCAAACGAACGGCAACGCAAACGTTTTCGGCAAGACTGATGCATGA
- a CDS encoding phosphopantetheine-binding protein, which translates to MDFIPTRSIRLPHSESNTSSKAMREHRTTIREFLGQYFHIGGISDSEDIFSLGFVDSMFAMQLVLFLERTFDVQVEDDDLVMDNFKSVDSMTAFLARKESATV; encoded by the coding sequence ATGGATTTTATCCCTACTCGGTCGATTCGCCTTCCTCATTCTGAGTCAAACACATCATCAAAAGCAATGCGTGAGCACAGAACAACCATTCGCGAGTTTTTGGGACAATATTTCCACATTGGGGGAATCTCCGATAGTGAAGATATTTTCTCGTTAGGATTTGTCGATTCGATGTTTGCGATGCAACTTGTCTTATTCCTAGAGCGGACCTTTGATGTTCAAGTAGAAGACGATGATCTTGTCATGGACAATTTTAAAAGTGTCGATTCTATGACAGCATTTCTAGCACGCAAAGAGAGCGCTACAGTCTGA
- a CDS encoding 3-hydroxyacyl-CoA dehydrogenase NAD-binding domain-containing protein, with translation MSAQKRFQTVGVVGAGVMGCGLAQSLAASGHDVVLVDLTPEVLEQAGETIRQNLRYGRLRAPGSAKEPTQAVLGRVHFTTDYEELGRAEFVIENVTERWDIKKEVYGHLNRICGPDVIIGVNTSAISITKVSSLVQKPERVIGMHFMNPVPVKPLVELIRGYYTNDSTIESASTMLAQIGKEGIVVEDMPGFVTNRVLMLTVNEAVFVIQDGVAEAKEVDRIFRGCFGHTMGPLETADLIGLDTILDSLVVLYESYNDDKYRPAPLLKKLVAAGLLGRKSGHGFYPYSVDSPSSF, from the coding sequence ATGAGCGCGCAAAAGAGGTTTCAGACCGTCGGGGTTGTTGGCGCGGGCGTGATGGGCTGTGGGTTAGCCCAATCGCTCGCAGCCTCGGGGCATGACGTCGTATTGGTGGACCTCACCCCAGAGGTCCTCGAACAGGCTGGGGAAACGATCAGGCAGAACCTGCGGTACGGCCGCCTTCGTGCTCCGGGCAGCGCCAAGGAGCCTACGCAGGCGGTTCTCGGACGGGTGCACTTCACGACGGACTACGAGGAGCTAGGTCGTGCAGAGTTCGTAATCGAAAACGTTACAGAGCGATGGGATATAAAAAAGGAAGTATATGGTCATCTAAATAGGATATGTGGACCAGATGTAATCATAGGGGTTAATACCTCGGCAATTTCTATCACAAAAGTGTCAAGTCTGGTGCAAAAGCCAGAGCGTGTGATTGGAATGCACTTTATGAATCCTGTCCCGGTGAAGCCACTCGTTGAGCTAATTCGGGGGTACTATACTAATGATAGTACTATTGAATCGGCGTCAACTATGTTGGCTCAGATAGGAAAAGAGGGAATTGTAGTAGAAGACATGCCTGGATTTGTGACGAATCGAGTGTTGATGCTAACAGTTAATGAGGCCGTATTTGTTATCCAAGATGGGGTAGCAGAAGCTAAGGAGGTAGATCGCATTTTTAGAGGATGCTTTGGGCATACGATGGGTCCACTTGAAACAGCGGACCTGATCGGGCTCGATACCATCCTTGATAGTCTTGTTGTGCTATACGAGAGCTACAACGACGATAAATACAGACCGGCACCTCTGCTGAAAAAGTTAGTCGCAGCAGGCCTGCTGGGACGTAAGAGTGGGCATGGATTTTATCCCTACTCGGTCGATTCGCCTTCCTCATTCTGA